The Juglans regia cultivar Chandler chromosome 10, Walnut 2.0, whole genome shotgun sequence genome includes the window ggaacaaaatttaaattttgtcacaaaaaatataatttttaaaaatatcgtTCGAATAGTCATTTTATTGTTCGAATAGTAGTATTTAAGGAAGAAACAATTTGTCCATAAAAAAATCTAGTCAAAGAAAATGCAGGAATGATTCcctccaaacttttttttatgttcgaacaagaATTTAAGGAATTCAAACGGAGTTGTTTGTTAGAATCCTAAACTTTAATTGGTCAAATGGAATTTGTATTTCAAATGAGATATCCTTTaccattcgaatgtaaatttcATCCAAATAACATTGTGAAAATCAATGCCCAATAAAACAAGCTATCCCCctcctttgtttttctcttgttctCCCATCTCCATTCCCTTGCTCTCTCATTCTCATTCTATTGTTATTGCCAATACTCTAGGCACAACCACTACCACCAACATTCAACAATGACTATGGTAtgctttcatcttttctttcattctccCACTTCgttccacacacacacactctctctctctctcccctaacTCCGTGCACCACCACCGTCGTTCGCATTCACCAAGTTCCCTATGGTAAGTTTTTAGCaagaaaatatgaaactttGAGTTTGGCGGAATGAATCCTCTTTTTGCATTTATGAGAATATAAAGAGTTTGCATGATCAGATGATGAGTACAACAAATGATATATGTTATAGTTACAGACTTCATTCTTTGCAATCTCATAGTATCactatattttgttttagcTTCTTGAGTTCCTATATTTCTTGAGTTGATAACTGCTATTATATTTGTTGAGATGATATATGTTATAGTTACAGACTACGCACTGCATATCCGAATGTGGTGGGTAGAGAATCTCCAGCTTCGGGTGATGGCTGAGGACGAGGGATCAATTCATATAGAGGAGCTCGATACCTTcgctgatcatgaggtgagTGAGTTGGATGTTGGTTCAGATGCTCCTCTATATGATCTGACAAAGAACATCAAGTAGGCAGATCTATCTACTTTCTTCAATATCATGATTTTAATcatcgccaacaatattgatCCTCGGCAGTACAAGACAGAGGTTGGCTGGGCGAAATTTATGATACGCGTTGCTCGTGGTGTTCCTATTGATCTAGTGGGTTATATATTCGATAGGTTTCATCCAAGGCCTAGTACATTACAACAATATGCCATTCGAGATCCTGATCACCCGATTTATGCTACATGTCAGGGTCCTGCTAGACATTACCAAGCGTGTTCGGGAGCCGATGAGACCGATCAACAATTCCACCCTGTCATGAAGCACGTGACACTCAAGATTTCATCTTGATGGTCCTATTCTAGATCCGGTCGATACTCATAGAGATGGACACCCTGGAGATCGTGGAATATCGACAAGTGAGACATTCACGTAGGCCGAGGCATCATGCACAGCTACTCGTGAGTTGATAGCTGATATAGTACGTGCAAAGATCAGCGGACAGACATCAGCGATGATCGATGCAGTGCGTACGGAGATCCGTACTTCCATGTTTGACTTACGTACATTTATTAATGCTAGCATCTCTGACTTACGTACAGAGATTAATACTAGTATCTTtgagttacgtacagagatTGATGTTATATATGCGACTCAAGTCACGATCAGTACTTGACTAACACAGCTAGAGACATATCTAGCTTTAGTCGAAAATCTGTGTAGGGAGTTAGGATCttagtagtttctatttttttatttacatttttttttaaaatttttggtatgaacaatatttggtgttttgtaaatttaatataGTTATGAATTAaatcttttttgtcttttctaaattaattattgatttctattatttctattatttaattgctaacttttatataaattaaatatttatccataattaaGTAAGTTATTTTGTTGCCatcaataattgtaaaaattatgtaaCCATTCGAACAAAATATGTCACTTTCGAACGTTTCTAGTCTCTGTTCGAACACTTTATTTTATGTTCGAGCATTGATAACTTATTAGTTCAAACGGTATAAtaatatgttcgaacggtaagtCAATGTCCTGCTAAATTTATTGACTTAAACTGCCAATTTTCTGTTCGATCATATATAATGTGTTCGAACATTGATTatcattaacgttcgaacattttgtATGTTGTTCGAATGGTAAGTCAATGTCCCGCTAAATTTATTGACTTAACTGGCAAATTTCTCgttcgattatatataatatttgttcgaacattgATTAACCTTGACGTTAGAACGTTATTTTATATTGTTCTAATGGCAAGTCAATGTTCTGCTAAATTTTGTCACTTAACGCGCCAAATTGTTGTTCAACCATatataatttccatttgatcattgATTAACCTTGACGTttaaatgttgttttatattGTTCAAATGGTAAGTTAATGTCCCGCTAAATTTTGTCACTTAACGCGCCAAATTGTTGTTCGACCATATATAATTTCCGTtggaatgtttattttattttgttcgaatgTTTTTTCTGGATGTTTGAACATTTATTTTAGTAGGGATGAAATTTTTCGTCTAAACACCTTCCGTCATTTTTTAGGGACATTTCGTCCATAGATCTcatttttgggatgatttttgttttgtccccaaaaaaaaaaaaatggtcccAAAAAggaatttttgttgtagtgtatgATGGGACGAAAGTGTCACCTTATTTGTACTCCAAGAGTACTTAAAACTTGTTTCAAACATAACATCTTTATAACTAATTCTTCCCTTAAATAAGAATATCCAATTCACTATATATCTGAATTGGACAAccattatatctatatatagggatagacataattttttttttattccttttatgGGTAATAGAAAATCCATCTGTGTTTTTTAGCCGAATAACAAATTTCATCTAAATGGGAGAGAGATCATGTGCAGGGACTTATCTTcttgtcaaaaaataaattaagggcGTGAAACTGAAACATATATAGCGTGGATTAATACTTTGAGCGTTTCCTTCGGCCTTAATggataagttttttttgttaaaaaaaaaaagagattttagaTCGAGGacacaaatattttcattttataaaagaggACCTTTTCACGAAACTATAAATAATGGCAGTAACCCTTTGACAACTTGCTATCCACAGCCAAAAGTAGGACTTTTTACTCGTTTATTGATCCATCTGATTGCTCTGAGTTACATTAATTGCTtgaattttggaagaaaaatgacTATCCTCGTTGAGAAGCCTATGCTTGGTATACCAttttggatgttttttttttcttttcaatgctTTCCTTTTTCTGGATAATGAATTGAGTCTGTATTATTGCATttgttttgatgttttattCGTTAATTTATTTTTCGATCGAGTGTCACCAGCAGTACTGGAGCCCAAAGCTGTGTCAAACAAAGAAGATTCCCAGAAAGAAATGGTAGCAGAGAATGGATTCTTCGCACCAGAAATCAATTCATTCGGAAACTCATTCAGGTGTCCTACAAATCTCAATATTTAGCTTTCAACTCTCGTTTGGTGATGTATTAATAGTAACACTGATCCGTGATCGAAATTCTGGGCAGGGACTATAATGCAGAAAGCACAAGGCAAAGCACGGTCGAGGAATTCTACAGGCTGCAGCACATTAACCAAACATATGATTTTGTAAGCAAACTCATGTGCTTTCCGGCACCTcccttccttttttattttttatttttactttgaggtacatatcatatcatatcatatgagAGGTTTTGacagtgagttgagttgagatgagatgagagttgaaagttgcataaaatattgttagaatgtagttttttaatattatttttattttaaaatttgagaaaattaaaatatttattatattttgtttgaaagtttgagataagttgagatgatcaACTCATAATTAAGGTCTTTGCCTTTAATAGGACAGAgatataaagattaaaaaaataggtcCTACAGCATTTGAGACGTCTTTAAATTAGTAATAACTATTGTAGATTAGGACGAAGTTTCTGAATTTATCTCTTTCATTTGAAACCCTTATGTTTGGAGGATCTTTTTTATATCATACAGTAGGGGTACCCTGCCCTACCCTGCCCCCGCTATGCCTcccctatatataaaaaaataatgggttGTGTGGCTTGGGTAGGGGGCGGGGTGTGGGGTCTCACCCCCGCCTCTCGGAAGCAGGGGCAGGGGCAGGGGCAGGGGCAGGGGCAGGGGCAGGGGCGGGGTCGAAAAGCCCCGTATGGTGCGGGGAAGGGTCCACCCCGCCCCACACCATGCCAGTATCACCCCTAACGTTGAGCTACTTGTCTAAAAAGGACGTTACAATGGGCATGGAATTAGGTTAATTTGGGTGCAAAATGAATGTTGCAggtgaagaggaagagagaagagtATACTAAGCTGAATAGAATGGAAATGGGGATATGGGAATGTTGTGAGCTCCTCAACGAGGTGGTGGATGACAGTGATCCTGACTTGGATGAACCACAAATTATGCACTTGTTACAAACGGCCGAAGCAATTAGAAAAGATTATCCGGATGAAGATTGGCTGCATCTCACTGCCTTAATTCATggtaatttataatatattctcTATCACAGTTTTTTGATTCTATCCAAAGCTGAAATgagatgtaaaatatattagcTAGATTCTCTTGCTAATTGGTTTCAGACCTTGGAAAAGTTCTTCTCCTTCCTCAATTTGGAGGGCTTCCTCAATGGGCTGTTGTGGGTAAGCACTCTGTCATAACCccataaattagttttttttaatctctctctctctctctctctctgatctctttTAATATTGCAGGGGATACATTCCCTCTTGGATGTGCTTTTGACGATTCAATTGTCCACAACaaggtgtttttcttttttgataagataATCATGACTTCATGagcttaatttataaaatttggttGTTATCTCATTGATCAACCAATTGAGACAAATCTGAACGTTACGTGTGTTGCATGCAGTATTTCAAGGAAAACCCAGATTACAACAATCCAGCTTACAATACCAAATACGGAATTTACTCTCAAGGGTGTGGACTGGACAATGTAATGATATCATGGGGGCATGATGACTACATGTACTtggtatatatctatattaatTCATCACCTtccaattaattataattattaacgTAATATTTCATCAGTATTTGTGTGAGCAATCATTTTACTCATAATTAAGTACTGCTGCTGGTGCTGGTGCTGGATGATTAatgtcaattatatatatatatatatatatatgcaggtggCTAAACAGAATGGGACAACTCTACCTCCAGCCGCATTGTTCATTATTCGATTCCACTCATTTTACCGTAAGCATGATTGTTCAAACAATTATACAATTAGATGTTGTAATTAAATAGATGATCGATATAgatgttataaattaaatgatcatCGATCGATGATCATTTCGCGCATAAATTGATGATGTGATTCAACATGAGTACTGAAGTTTTTGCTTCGAAAATTATatgttatagatatatatgatgatgatctAGATCATCTTCtaagtattaattaatgatGCATCTGGCAGTCCATAGATATGCTGATTTCAATGATCTGTATATATATCGCATTTCAGCTTTACATACGGCGGGAGCGTATAATCACCTACTCAACGTTGAGGATGCCAAGAGTCTAAACTGGCTTCATGTATTCAAGTAATTAAGCTGCTTCTGCTGTcgacattattatatatatatatatatatatatatatattaacaaaatttaacatgtttttttatatacaatcgtgaaCAGCAAATATGACCTCTACAGTAAGAGCAAAGATAAGATTGATATTGAGAAAGTAAAGCCATATTACATGTCCCTCATTGAAAAGGTTAGATCAATTCCATTTCTTAAGAAGATCTTTAATTATCTGGCCATTTTAACTTCAGCTTTGCCTGCCTTTCTAAACTGGGATGATTTTTCTGCAGTATTTCCCGGCAAAACTCAAGTGGTGAACTTGGAGATTTTCAGCTGCATGCTGGATTCTGGAAATGGCAAGCTGGTGGcggatatatatacatacatacatatatatatatagactcaTTAATTTATAGTTCTTTCGTGTGTGTGCACATAAATAAAGGATACTATGGGGGGGGGGCGGCGACGTCCTCTTTTCAGtttgtttcaaaagatatttaCTACAATTATAATGTGTTATCTTTTACTGTAATGCGTTACATTGTGTAACCAAAAAGAAAGATACAAGTAAATCATTTCTGTTTGCTCCAATTTGCTTTCAGCATTTAccatatatatagctaaataTAGCTTAGTGGCTGACTTTCTTTACATTTGCACCATTCAAAAGTTAAGTTTTGTACgttcaaaaagtaaaattatgtAAAACAGGATGGGAGAATGATATCTTAGTTAGTTAAGAGAAAAAACTTGAGCCCTTGCAACTATCGATTCCAAATAGAGAGTCTTGACCTTGGAGTTGGTCAGGGCTTAGTTCGCGACATTTATTGTCACGCATAGGTTATAATTGTTAGTGGTATGTGGCACAATCTGTGAATCTAATATGAACATGACACAAAATTCACGAGTTTGTATATGATATAAATAGGTTTGGGTAAAAATGGGTTAACCTGTTAGGGCACAAGTAATAAACAGGTTAATAATGGGTCAATCCGCTTAACCCAAAATCACCCCGTAGTAATccgtttagattttattttaaaattacaattttattattgtgggTGGTAATCTTGGTCTTTTTCAAtatgcttatttttttattattgagattgtaattttggacctaagctcatatttgttattgttgggtttataatattagttttattatacgttaaaataaaaaaaatatcaatatgtTAGTAGGTCTTATTGTTTTTGTTGATGGGTGTTTCGTAACCACCATATCCGTACCCTGCCTGACGTCTGCCTAAGGAATAAAAGGGGTGGCCGAGTGTGTCCATGACACATTCGATGCCAAATCTAGAAAATAATCTTATTGGAAGAAAATAGAGATGGAGCTAAGAGTTTGATTAGAGTGATTAACCCCTTTCCCTTACTAGTTTTCTCTTATTTACACCTTTGCCTCTAGAGTGGTCATTTGACTTTCCTACCTCTATAATGATCACCCTTTATTTTGGAAGGCATGGTATTGTATTTAATGCGGTCTTTCCTGTCAGGGACAGGACCTCAACCTCTGGTACG containing:
- the LOC109010113 gene encoding inositol oxygenase 4-like: MLAVLEPKAVSNKEDSQKEMVAENGFFAPEINSFGNSFRDYNAESTRQSTVEEFYRLQHINQTYDFVKRKREEYTKLNRMEMGIWECCELLNEVVDDSDPDLDEPQIMHLLQTAEAIRKDYPDEDWLHLTALIHDLGKVLLLPQFGGLPQWAVVGDTFPLGCAFDDSIVHNKYFKENPDYNNPAYNTKYGIYSQGCGLDNVMISWGHDDYMYLVAKQNGTTLPPAALFIIRFHSFYPLHTAGAYNHLLNVEDAKSLNWLHVFNKYDLYSKSKDKIDIEKVKPYYMSLIEKYFPAKLKW